In a genomic window of Penaeus chinensis breed Huanghai No. 1 chromosome 30, ASM1920278v2, whole genome shotgun sequence:
- the LOC125041422 gene encoding uncharacterized protein LOC125041422: protein MIFVRLSYFLLILGLSSGLMVGPVRLAHRKRYISYEEGPSPDNSLLECHHTLEGDEEIQEVFWYLYKGEERVGDFRWSPEGGGAATGLLEDHVNLDRTDGNLELTTLAYELEGKYSCGIATTDGQVSETAAWEVLIIHKTSNRIDNELSGDIATCTIRSSLTVYAVYPEPTVHSGLYSAERGGFFDQVTPLEWHKIVYDNQSVAYSYHEKIFQVDEDTPLDTVFLTTVGVTKSDNNYISLETKRSFDQTWQERGCAPLRTQEYQVVHYSTDRTTCRGKRMPSGQDPLTARVSCEEGHRAEGNVNETKLTCDERTWSWVAVTGMPRHRDLHCVLDESNSALSPRVQVSVLVVTVMLLVRLFQ from the exons ATGATCTTCGTGCGCTTATCGTACTTCCTTCTAATTCTTG GGTTGAGCTCAGGACTCATGGTGGGGCCCGTCCGCCTCGCCCACAGGAAGCGCTACATATCCTACGAAGAAGGCCCTTCGCCCGACAACAGCCTCTTGGAGTGTCATCACACGCTGGAGGGCGACGAGGAGATACAGGAAGTCTTCTGGTATCTGtataaaggggaggagagagtaggagatttCAGGTGGAGTCCTGAGGGAGGCGGTGCAG CCACGGGTCTCCTCGAGGACCACGTCAACCTCGATCGCACCGACGGGAACCTCGAACTCACGACACTCGCCTACGAACTCGAAGGAAAGTACTCCTGCGGCATCGCGACCACCGATGGACAGGTTTCGGAGACGGCCGCGTGGGAGGTGCTCATCATTC ACAAGACATCGAACCGGATCGACAACGAACTCTCCGGCGATATTGCCACGTGTACGATCCGCAGCAGCCTGACAGTCTACGCCGTGTATCCGGAGCCGACAGTGCACAGCGGCTTGTACTCGGCGGAAAGGGGCGGGTTCTTCGACCAGGTCACGCCCCTCGAGTGGCATAAGATCGTCTACGATAACCAGTCCGTTGCTTATTCGTACCATGAGAAGATCTTCCAG GTAGATGAGGACACTCCCCTTGACACCGTGTTCCTGACAACAGTGGGCGTGACCAAGAGTGACAACAATTACATTTCTCTCGAGACCAAAAGATCCTTTGACCAGACGT GGCAAGAGCGCGGGTGTGCTCCCTTGAGGACTCAGGAATACCAGGTGGTTCACTACAGCACTGACCGAACCACCTGTCGGGGCAAGAGGATGCCATCTGGACAGGATCCCCTCACG GCTAGGGTGAGCTGCGAGGAAGGGCACCGAGCAGAAGGGAACGTCAACGAGACCAAACTCACCTGCGACGAGAGGACGTGGTCGTGGGTGGCCGTCACGGGGATGCCGCGCCACCGAGACCTGCACTGCG tgttagaCGAATCAAACTCTGCCCTTTCGCCGAGAGTTCAAGTATCGGTGTTGGTTGTCACTGTCATGCTACTTGTTCGTCTTTTCCAGTGA